TTTTGTCCGTTAAATCTTCCTTTGGCGTCGCCCTTCATAATCCCCATTGCATAGGCTGCGGAAGCATAGCCTACATAAGCGGAATCCACCTTATCCGTATACATATTTTTAAATACGGCGGATTCTTTTGCCAGCTTATCCACACCGAGATACCTGCTTACATACTTTGCTGCCTCCTGTCTTGTAACAACAGCCTTGGCGTTTACTTCTTCCTTGGTAAGCATCTTACGGTCAATCAGCATTTTATAAAAATCCTGATCGTCTGTATAATAACTCTGTTCAGGAGAATATAAATATCTGAAGAATTCCAGCTGAGTGGTCGCTGCCTTTGGTGCAAAGGTATCGCCCTCCAGATAATATCCATTATTCTTAAGCTCTTTAATCATTTTTTCAGCCCAGTTTCCGGCTATATCCGTATAGTCCCCTAAATTGGCGTCATCTTTATATACATCACCCTTATAATCCAATTGGACTCCCTTAAACGCATCGATCATATAGGTTCCGCTTTTTCTGAAATCATATACTAAAACAATTTTCCCGTCCAAATCCTTTTTATATACGAACTCAAAGCTGCCGAGCTGATCTGCTGCCTCAAACGCTTTCTGCTGCTCTATGACCTTGTCTAATGCAGGGAAAACGGCACTGTCATACCAAGCTCTTGAATAGGAAAGAATCTTCCCTGCGGCTTTATCGACGGAAACGGAAACCGTGTTCTGGTCAAAGCTGATACCGTTCACCTGTCTGGTATAAATAAAGGTGTAGTCTCCATACTTGCTGTCCATGGTATCTTCATTGCTCCAGACAAGCTGATCCTTCTTGTCTGAGCAGACTTTATCCATATAGCCTGCGGCAATCGTCTTTGCCCGTTCCAGACCGATATCATTTTTAGAGCTGCTGTCTGAACTGCTGCTAAAGTTGAGCAGTACTCCTGTCTTCGCATCCAGCGTTGCAAAATCTTTTTCATAATTTAAATACCATAAATATTCCCGGTTCGGTCCCCAGTCCTGTCTCAGCATAGCGGATTGAAGCTTCTGGCTTCCGATAGAAGGAATCATATCTCTGGCTGCTTTGTCTGCCTGACCCTTATCCAGTAAATTCTGGGTTCGCTGTATTTCCTTTAATTCCTCTTCCGTAAACTTGATTTCATCCGCTGCGCTGCCGGCGGCTTTGTCTTTTGTCTCTGCCTGATTTGCATATCGATATAGCTGATAATCCTTATACAGCTTTATCACGTTTCCGGTATTGGCATCAATGGCTCTGTTGGTTCCATCGGTTTCATAGGCCGTAAATACTTTCAGCTTTTTCTTAGAATAATCATAATAAGAAAAGTATTTCAGTTCAGGCCCCAATTCTTTTAAATAGATTTTTTCCGCTTCACTTCTATCGATGGCTTTATCCTTGGAAGGATAGCTCTGAACAGCCAAATCCTTCTTATCCGCATTCAAACTGTAGCTTGAAAGCTTTCCTGTGTATTTATTGATTTCCATGCGGACAGAGATAAAATCACAGGGAATATCGTTTACATACATTCGATACATAAAGGAGTAATCACTTCCGTAGTCATTGCCGGCGCTGTCCTCCAGTTTAAATTCACCTGTGGTATCCGGCAGAAACTTTTTCAGATATTCCTCCGCCGCCTTTTGAGCCTGAGCCTTGTTTACCTTGGCTAATCCGCTGGATTGAAAATCGGCTGAAAAGCAGTAGAACGAGGTGATAAGCCCTTCATTCGTTACGGTTGCAGAAGCATTGGCCGTATGCTCCGTATCGGACCAGTTCAGCTGTATACTGCTGCCTTCGTCTGCATCCTCATCATAATAATAGCTGAATTCACTTAGGCTCTCCGGTATGTCTACCACCTTTTTGACCGCAGTGATCGCACTTGTTAATTGGGCGCTATCCGCTGTTCCCGCAAAGGCTGCTACTGAGCCGGACGCAAATGCTGTGGATATCAGCAGTGTACATATCATAACCATACATAATAGCTTTTTCATAATTCCCTCCTGTGTTCCCTTCTGTAATATTCCGGTTTATATACTATTATGACAGGATTATTTTCTATTTTGTTCCATATTTTTAAAACTTTTTAATTTAATTTATTCCAAAGAAATGTTTGGCGTTTTCACAGGTTATACGAGCCACCTCTTCATACTCCATCTCTTTGATTTCTGCCACCTTTCGGGCCGTATACTCCACATAAGGGGACATATTTTGTTTTCCCCTGAAAGGTTCCGGTGTCAGATATGGTGCGTCGGTCTCCACCAGTAAATATTCAATGGGAATATTTTTCACCACCTCGATCCCTTTCCGTGCATTTTTATAGGTAATCGGCCCGGCTATGGACAGAGTACCCCCCAATTTTATATACTGCTGTCCGATTTCTCTGCTGCCTGAAAAGCAATGGAGCAGAACCCTTGCGTCCGGCAGCATCTCTCCGTCCGCTCCCCGCCTTTTAGGGAACCAGCTCATTCTCTCCCGGGAAAAAGCTCCCTCTTCCTTCAAAATGTTCATGACCAGTTCATCGGCTTCTCTCGAATGAATCGTAATGGGCATTTTCAGTTCATTGGCAAGCTGGATTTGCTTTCTGAACCATTCCTCCTGTACATCTCTTTCCGAAAAATCGTAATGAAAATCCAATCCGATCTCCCCGATGGCCATGACCTTGTCCTTTTTTGCCAGTCCTTTGAGCATGGCAAGCTGCATGTCATCCATATCCTTTGTATCATGAGGGTGACAGCCCACCGCCGCATAACACCACGGGTATTTTTCCGCATGTTTGACGGCCAGAACAGAGCTTTCCAGATTAAATCCCACGTCCATTACATAGGAAACATCGGATGCCTCGATTTTTTCTGCCAAAGCGATCCGGTCTTCTTCCGTAAGCGTTTCGTTGTTTATATGTGTATGTGAATCAAATAACATATTGACCTCCTGCAATTTTTCCCCAGCCGATGGTCTTCCCTTTCGGCGGACTCTTTTAGTTCTTGTCGTTTATATCTTATCATTTTTACCTGTGCCTGTCTCCGTAAATAAAGAATAATTTGAAAAGATAGGAAACCACTCCCATCGCCAGCATCAGACCTCCTAAAATCCCATATACGATTATGTACGGCGATGCTGTTCCTGCGATTTCAAGGACTCCTTGCAGCAGGGCACCTATGGTCAGTGCCGCTACTCCGGAATTATAAACATTAAAGGAAAACCGGGACATATCTTCCACTTCAAAGATAAAAAGAAATATCCCATAAAACACCATTCCCAGCAGAAGGGGACAAAGGTATAAATAGGTCATATAAAAGGAATGAACGCCATGACCAAAGTGATTATATATGGCGGAAAAAATGAGACAGAATGCCGAAGCAGCAGCCATTCCATAAAATCCTTCGCTCACATGCGACTTTTCTTCAATAGCCAATATAGACAATATCACTCACCTCCCGTTCTCCCAATTTTCTTCCATCTGTTGGATTATTCACGACTTTTCCGTTAAAATACATCACGGAAGAGCCTCCGCCATCCAGATTATACGCTTCCGTACACCCTTGGTCTTTCATGATCTCCGCCAGCTCATAAAGGGATAGTCCCTGACTTTCTTCCGTTCTGCCGTCTGAAACAACGATTATGTAATGCAGAGGAGAAATCATACCGATGGCGGTCCTCGGGTTGCTGTTTTTTGCCTGCTCTACCTCCTGGTTTGCCTGTACTGCCATGCTCCCATTTTCTATCAGTCCCGGTCCAAAGGTCAAAATCTGCATAGCCCCGGCATCCAGCAGGCTTTCAGCCGTCTGCTGGCTCTCCTTTATAATATCACACGTTCCATCTTGATATAGTACAAAGGCTTCCTCATCGGGATCACCATAATTGCTGCGGTATAAGGTTCCGTTGCGGAGCACGTACCCATCATCTCTAAACCCATAATAGTCTCCGTTTACAGCAAGAATGGCATTATTCCGCTCTGCCATTTCAGAAGTCGTTT
This region of Aminipila luticellarii genomic DNA includes:
- a CDS encoding S-layer homology domain-containing protein; translation: MKKLLCMVMICTLLISTAFASGSVAAFAGTADSAQLTSAITAVKKVVDIPESLSEFSYYYDEDADEGSSIQLNWSDTEHTANASATVTNEGLITSFYCFSADFQSSGLAKVNKAQAQKAAEEYLKKFLPDTTGEFKLEDSAGNDYGSDYSFMYRMYVNDIPCDFISVRMEINKYTGKLSSYSLNADKKDLAVQSYPSKDKAIDRSEAEKIYLKELGPELKYFSYYDYSKKKLKVFTAYETDGTNRAIDANTGNVIKLYKDYQLYRYANQAETKDKAAGSAADEIKFTEEELKEIQRTQNLLDKGQADKAARDMIPSIGSQKLQSAMLRQDWGPNREYLWYLNYEKDFATLDAKTGVLLNFSSSSDSSSKNDIGLERAKTIAAGYMDKVCSDKKDQLVWSNEDTMDSKYGDYTFIYTRQVNGISFDQNTVSVSVDKAAGKILSYSRAWYDSAVFPALDKVIEQQKAFEAADQLGSFEFVYKKDLDGKIVLVYDFRKSGTYMIDAFKGVQLDYKGDVYKDDANLGDYTDIAGNWAEKMIKELKNNGYYLEGDTFAPKAATTQLEFFRYLYSPEQSYYTDDQDFYKMLIDRKMLTKEEVNAKAVVTRQEAAKYVSRYLGVDKLAKESAVFKNMYTDKVDSAYVGYASAAYAMGIMKGDAKGRFNGQNPLTHAETAAILFNTLNKN
- a CDS encoding phosphodiester glycosidase family protein, which codes for MRKMRNTIRAKRKKPPFWWAFIYSVMLVSFTAFVLLKTFVIQSVQVAEVQAGSGASVTAEKTAAVNASVSDQSYKDSNISVKLSQERVKDTTVYIADIQVSSADYLKTAFANNSYGRNIKETTSEMAERNNAILAVNGDYYGFRDDGYVLRNGTLYRSNYGDPDEEAFVLYQDGTCDIIKESQQTAESLLDAGAMQILTFGPGLIENGSMAVQANQEVEQAKNSNPRTAIGMISPLHYIIVVSDGRTEESQGLSLYELAEIMKDQGCTEAYNLDGGGSSVMYFNGKVVNNPTDGRKLGEREVSDIVYIGY
- a CDS encoding TatD family hydrolase, producing the protein MLFDSHTHINNETLTEEDRIALAEKIEASDVSYVMDVGFNLESSVLAVKHAEKYPWCYAAVGCHPHDTKDMDDMQLAMLKGLAKKDKVMAIGEIGLDFHYDFSERDVQEEWFRKQIQLANELKMPITIHSREADELVMNILKEEGAFSRERMSWFPKRRGADGEMLPDARVLLHCFSGSREIGQQYIKLGGTLSIAGPITYKNARKGIEVVKNIPIEYLLVETDAPYLTPEPFRGKQNMSPYVEYTARKVAEIKEMEYEEVARITCENAKHFFGIN